CCCAGTTGCTGGAGGAGCTCCGGAACCGACGGCAGTTCCTGACGACGTTGCAGGATCGGGGCATCACCGACTACCGACGGTTCACCGCCCTGGTCAACGAGTACTACGCCGATCCGGAGCGCGTCCTCGAACGGATCGCTGCCGACGGAGCGACGCCGTGATCGGGCCGCTCGCCCCGCTCGTGCTGGTCGTCGTCCTCGCGCTCCCGGTGGTGCTCTCGCCGGTCAGTCGCCGTGCGGACCTGCTCGTCTCGCGACTCGCCGTCCCCATCTTCGGCGACTACGTGGGGCGGAGTTCGCGGCGATCCTGGCAACTGGAGCGCCTCCGGGCGACCCACGTCGGCACCACCCACCGGGTGTTCGCCTCCCGAACCCTCTTTATCAGCGGCCTCGCGGGCGTCTGTGGCGCCATCCTCGGCGTCTACGTCGCCACGTGGCTGGTCGATCTCTTCTCGATCAGCCGCGAGTCGATTCTGGCCGTCGTCCCCCCGGCGCTCTCCTTTCTCGCCGGCCTCACCCGCCTTCAGGATCTGACCCTCCTCGGCCTGTTCGTCCTCTTTCTGTTCTTCGGGGCGACCCTCGGGACGGCCCTCGCGCTCGGCACCTACTGGGCGCGGTGGGCGTATCTCGACCAGTTGGCGAACGCCCGCGCGAGCGAGATCGAGGCGACGCTCCCGCGGACCATCGCGTTCGTCTACGCCCTCTCCCGGAGCGGGATGCCGTTCCCGAAGGTGCTCGACACGCTCGCCCGCAACGAGGACATCTACGGCGAGGCGGCCCGCGAAGTCGGCGTCGCGGTCAGGGACATGAACACCTTCTCGACGGACATCCTGACCGCCGTCGAGCGGACGGCTGAGCGGACGCCGAGCGAGGGGCTGTCGGAGTTCGCCGACAACCTCGCGAGCGTCCTCGGGAGCGGGCGTAACCTCTCGTCGTTCCTGCGCGACCAGTACGAGCGCTACCAAGAGGAGGCCGAAGCCCAGCAGGAGCAGTATCTCGAACTCGTCTCGACGCTCGCCGAGGTGTACGTCACCGTCCTCGTCGCCGGGCCGCTCTTTTTCATCACCGTCCTCGTCGTCATCGGCCTCGTCATCGAGGACACCATCTCCATCGTGCGATTCGTCGGCTACATCGGCATCCCGCTCGCGAGCGCGGGGTTCGTCGTCTACATCGACAGCCTGACCCAGCACGAGACGGCGCTGACGGACGTGAGTCGCGACG
This window of the Haloplanus rubicundus genome carries:
- a CDS encoding type II secretion system F family protein, with amino-acid sequence MIGPLAPLVLVVVLALPVVLSPVSRRADLLVSRLAVPIFGDYVGRSSRRSWQLERLRATHVGTTHRVFASRTLFISGLAGVCGAILGVYVATWLVDLFSISRESILAVVPPALSFLAGLTRLQDLTLLGLFVLFLFFGATLGTALALGTYWARWAYLDQLANARASEIEATLPRTIAFVYALSRSGMPFPKVLDTLARNEDIYGEAAREVGVAVRDMNTFSTDILTAVERTAERTPSEGLSEFADNLASVLGSGRNLSSFLRDQYERYQEEAEAQQEQYLELVSTLAEVYVTVLVAGPLFFITVLVVIGLVIEDTISIVRFVGYIGIPLASAGFVVYIDSLTQHETALTDVSRDVGNVLGVPGGDGAAARSDGGVAVFGDDGGDGLWRRNAERLAAYDRLRALRSWANAPLRSVLEHPWISFVVTVPLGVGWVLYRAVPIPLGPSALQTLDLPVIEATIFVMTVFAVLHEVHKRRVRAIERAVPDFLSRLASVNEAGMSVVESLRRVADTDLGGLEAEVERTRRDVRWGADVSTAFRRFAARTRVRMVAQAVTLITNAMSASGDIAPVLRIAADEAQATRRLRRERQQEMLTYILVIYISVFVFLGIIAALTVAFIPAVQEAGGTAAPAANAPGTGVTGAFTGTDVNTSAYELLFFHISAVQAVCSGLIAGQLAEGGVADGVKHAAGLLVLTYLVFAFVLL